Proteins encoded in a region of the Fundulus heteroclitus isolate FHET01 chromosome 2, MU-UCD_Fhet_4.1, whole genome shotgun sequence genome:
- the si:dkey-29p10.4 gene encoding tripartite motif-containing protein 14 has protein sequence MGASLDTPAKCLLCDAMTPNPVALKCNHRFCRRCIGDLWSVTPSGPYHCPESRCKVVYQTLPFEDSFIRPPTPSRQPPPRSPAGTSSSQNERSTSASEWMRPALSSMLSRKRKASTPLSEEHVAKRSTVESPHERTGTTETPTASLSDKPGRSAVAGTSAKAADPGPIPSASGDGISPTSTSEGEVAESDVPIPLDDSDSSSEVDLCDAPLTATPKKDARAAGTSTSPKKPATPTSSDSRPAGLNPGKQPAPVSRIPLASTRSPAAASGLSNRLGLFFRGEKAGASPVPCHYCPKSGSQPAVKTCLVCGASMCREHLRPHLESPVFQNHTLVPPVEDISLWRCQEHHEINRIYCRDCAACVCTVCTVIGSHRDHACISIREAEKELRANLKEEIKQLQGAEQRVKDRVTELTEKKETFRVVLTEALDGVKQQYGAIREALEQEEQSALRCVMKEETRVLGGLEKKLSLLQNSLQSIQNGLHTLEGLADARADTRIQDQAFIMEYSRVSQLASDVGNCAEQFEPPEEVDRGRLSCLQQWTEKRLDTVVITMPGNDRDLYRLLYGTVPAMDADTAHPKLQLSDDNRKVAYSESPQAYAEHEARFSSFPQVLASSALEGGRWYWEVSVSVDDGRWKVGVSEGQIERKGQKDSSRLGFNGYSWCLACDKRKLEAVHNKESLPVRAEGLQRVAVFLDFKEGSLSFFSVTPGGSLALLHSYKHTFSEPLYPALSVSKTHLTICDLFQP, from the exons ATGGGGGCATCTCTGGATACTCCAGCCAAGTGCCTTCTCTGCGACGCCATGACCCCGAACCCCGTCGCCCTGAAATGCAACcaccggttctgccggaggtgcATTGGAGACCTGTGGAGCGTCACCCCGTCCGGACCGTACCACTGTCCCGAGTCCAGATGTAAAGTCGTCTACCAGACCCTTCCGTTCGAGGACAGCTTCATTCGGCCGCCCACCCCGAGCCGACAGCCGCCTCCACGCAGCCCTGCAG GGACATCATCCAGTCAGAATGAACGAAGTACATCTGCCTCCGAGTGGATGAGACCTGCACTGTCCAGCATGCTCAGCAGGAAGAGAAAGGCCAGCACGCCTCTCTCAGAGGAGCACGTCGCAAAGCGATCCACCGTCGAATCTCCCCACGAGCGGACCGGGACCACCGAGACCCCCACCGCCTCCCTGTCGGATAAACCCGGGCGTTCGGCCGTTGCGGGGACGTCTGCTAAAGCAGCGGACCCCGGGCCCATACCGTCTGCGAGTGGTGACGGCATATCCCCCACCAGCACCTCTGAAGGCGAAGTAGCTGAAAGCGATGTCCCAATACCGCTGGATGATTCTGACAGCTCCAGCGAAGTAGATCTCTGTGATGCTCCTCTTACTGCGACCCCCAAGAAAGACGCCCGTGCTGCAGGAACTTCCACCTCACCAAAGAAACCCGCCACACCCACGAGCTCTGACAGCCGTCCTGCGGGCTTAAATCCAGGGAAGCAGCCGGCTCCCGTCAGCAGGATCCCTTTGGCCTCCACCAGGAGCCCGGCAGCTGCCTCCGGCCTCTCAAACCGCCTCGGCCTCTTCTTCAGAGGCGAGAAGGCGGGCGCCAGCCCCGTCCCCTGTCACTACTGCCCTAAAAGCGGGAGCCAGCCGGCGGTGAAGACCTGCCTGGTGTGCGGGGCGTCCATGTGCAGGGAGCACCTTCGCCCTCACCTGGAGTCGCCGGTCTTCCAGAATCACACCTTGGTTCCTCCCGTGGAGGACATCTCCCTCTGGAGGTGCCAGGAGCACCACGAGATAAACCGCATCTACTGCCGCGACTGCGCGGCGTGCGTGTGCACCGTGTGCACGGTGATCGGCTCCCACCGCGACCACGCCTGCATCAGCATCAGGGAGGCGGAGAAGGAGCTCAGG GCAAACCTGAAAGAAGAGATCAAGCAGCTGCAGGGCGCCGAGCAGCGAGTGAAGGACAGAGTGACTGAACTCACAGAGAAGAAAGAGACTTTCAGA GTGGTTTTAACCGAGGCACTAGACGGAGTCAAGCAGCAGTACGGAGCCATCAGAGAGGCTCTAGAGCAGGAGGAGCAATCGGCTCTTCGCtgtgtgatgaaggaggagaccCGGGTCCTGGGGGGTCTAGAGAAGAAGCTCTCCCTGCTCCAGAACTCACTGCAGTCCATCCAAAACGGCCTCCACACCCTGGAGGGTCTGGCCGATGCCAGGGCGGACACCCGCATCCAGGACCAGGCCTTCATTATG GAATACAGCAGGGTTTCTCAGCT CGCCAGTGACGTGGGGAATTGTGCCGAGCAGTTCGAGCCTCCAGAAGAAGTGGACCGCGGCCGACTGAGCTGCCTGCAGCAGTGGACAGAGAAACGGCTGGACACCGTGGTCATCACCATGCCCGGCAATGACCGAGATCTCTACAGGCTGCTGT ACGGCACCGTTCCTGCCATGGATGCCGACACGGCTCATCCCAAGCTGCAGCTGTCCGACGACAACAGGAAGGTGGCCTACAGCGAGTCCCCGCAGGCCTACGCGGAGCACGAGGCCCGCTTCAGCTCCTTCCCCCAAGTCCTGGCGTCGTCCGCCCTGGAGGGCGGCCGCTGGTACTGGGAGGTGTCGGTGTCGGTGGACGACGGCCGCTGGAAGGTGGGCGTGAGCGAGGGTCAGATCGAAAGGAAGGGCCAAAAGGACAGCTCCCGCCTGGGCTTCAACGGCTACTCCTGGTGCCTGGCCTGCGacaagaggaagctggaggCCGTGCACAACAAGGAGTCGCTTCCCGTGAGGGCGGAGGGCCTCCAAAGGGTGGCGGTGTTCCTCGACTTCAAAGAGGGCAGCCTGTCGTTCTTCAGCGTGACACCAGGGGGCAGTCTCGCTTTGTTGCATTCTTACAAGCACACTTTCTCCGAGCCCCTGTACCCAGCTCTGTCTGTGTCTAAAACCCACCTGACCATCTGCGATCTGTTCCAGCCGTAG